GTGTGGCGGCGCCAGCGGTAGAAGCGGCCATAGCAGTCGCGATGGCAGCGGAAAGAGCGATCTTCTTCATTGAGTAACTCCTCCAGAGTAACCTTCATTATTGAACTCTTATACTCAAGCTTAAGAAAAGCTGAGTACGACGGGATTATTGAGCAATGCACGTGCCAAGCAAACAAAATCATTAATTATCATATAGATATACATACGCACCCCGGAAGGACTACAGCCGGACTGTCAAGTCGACCGACAGGGCGCGGCCGGCACGGTGGCCGGGAATGATCGCCACGGCCGAATGTAACCGAGTGATACACTTTGGTTATTTCTCGGCAATCGGTCCGAAACACCCAGCGCTCGCCATCTGTAAAGAATCCCGGCAGATAACACGCCTCTTGCCACGTCACCGCTGCACCCTCCCGGTGGCGCGGGGCACACCCCGTGACGGTCATCACACTTCGGGAAGATCGGCCGATGCGCGCGGCTCAGCGCAGCGCCGGATCGGTCCGCCGCCACAACCCACGACAGTGTCTGCAGCAACCGCGTGCGTCGGTCGCGCCCGGTGCCACCAGCCAATGCCGACACGACCACAGCCGACACTGTCGTATACATTGGCGTGCGACACACCGACGACGCCACGTCCCACAGGTACCTTGACAATTCTTTTTCCCACCGTCAGCATGCCGTAACAAATACACATGCCGTAACAAATACAGAAGGCCTGCGGCAGCGCGCTCACAGTATTTTCATCGCGCGCGTCCGACAGGAAGCGGCCGTCACGGCACGCCGGCCTCGACAACAACAGAACTAAAAACACAACATCGGAGGAGTCACTATGCACGCGGCTAGGAACCGAGCCTTGGCGTTGGCCGTCAGCGCTATCTTGTTTTCCCCCCTCTCCCACGCCACCAACGGCATGTATATGATCGGCTATGGAATGAGCTCGATCGGCATGGGTGGCACCGCCATCGGTAATCCGCAGGACAGTCTGGCCGGCGCATCGAACCCCGCGACCATCACCGCGTTCAACATCCGCGCCGATGCCGAGGCGACCCTGTTCCTGCCGGACGCCTCGGCGACCATCCGTCGCGACGCGCCGGACGAACTCAGCCAGGACAGCCGCGCCACCACCTTCGTCATCCCCAACATGGGCATGGCGATGAAGTTCAACCGCAAGCTCAGCTTCGGTTTCAGCGCGGTGGGTGCGGGTGGCGGTGGCAGTCGCTATAACTATAACCTCTACAATGCCACTGCCGGCGCCGGCGGCGATCCGGATCAGACCCTCGGCGTGAACATGATGATCATGCAGATGAACCCGACCATCGCGTTCCGCCCGGCGAAGAACCATTCCGTGGGCGCATCGCTGGTGCTCAGCGTGCAGACCTTCCGCGCCTTCGGTCTGGATTATTTCACCCCGTTCACCCGCGATCAGGACAACCGCTACCTCACCAACCGCGGCAATGACTGGGCCTACGGCGCGGGCGTGCGGCTCGGCTGGATGGGCGAGTTCATGAAGGAACGCCTGATCCTGGGCGTCACCGGCACCTCGAAGATCTATATGTCGAAGTTCGACAAGTACACGAGCCTGTTCGCCGAACAGGGCGACTTCGACACCCCCGCAAACTTCGGGGTCGGCATGTCCTACAAGGTGACGCCGA
The sequence above is drawn from the Gammaproteobacteria bacterium genome and encodes:
- a CDS encoding outer membrane protein transport protein, whose product is MALAVSAILFSPLSHATNGMYMIGYGMSSIGMGGTAIGNPQDSLAGASNPATITAFNIRADAEATLFLPDASATIRRDAPDELSQDSRATTFVIPNMGMAMKFNRKLSFGFSAVGAGGGGSRYNYNLYNATAGAGGDPDQTLGVNMMIMQMNPTIAFRPAKNHSVGASLVLSVQTFRAFGLDYFTPFTRDQDNRYLTNRGNDWAYGAGVRLGWMGEFMKERLILGVTGTSKIYMSKFDKYTSLFAEQGDFDTPANFGVGMSYKVTPKLLVALDVTRTLYSDVRSIGNLPPATGPGSVFPDADEIHRMGNDAGLGFGWEDQTVYKLGVAYKYDNKWTMRAGWNYGKSPIPEDNGAILVNFLAPATTEHHLTLGATYAASDMIEYSFMYMRAFKNRQWGPTYIGNMGEIEMSQNAFGAGIGVSF